The following proteins are encoded in a genomic region of Cataglyphis hispanica isolate Lineage 1 chromosome 1, ULB_Chis1_1.0, whole genome shotgun sequence:
- the LOC126850284 gene encoding lysosomal acid glucosylceramidase-like isoform X1: MLLQKAGRIQPGSNFKGNSTKYPCAIILTKKWITHDSITQSAFPTYLERPAFSSCCVSEYRKFFSLKIIRFVVLLKMLRAIILIAVFAAVKGDGCIPLSFGEKGNVCICNSTYCDTIEMPQLQTDQFLWYISTKDGKMMEYSINNFSNEDEIKNKSERIKVLTIDSSLKYQQIFGFGGAMTDAAALNIRTLSNETQHKLLESYFGSTGIGYTYCRLPIAGTDFSTRPYTYDDVPGDITLSNFSLVEEDDYKIEYLHHIESIMPDSDNLKILTTSWSAPPWMKNTNNIKWGTLKSEYKQLYANYIKKFFDAYKERGIKIWGITPGNEPLDGLIPFFPFNAMLWMPTEEAEWSVNYLAPTLSEYKDLLYIAMDDQRFELPWYPDIMFQNQKAKELFSGIAVHWYADQIFSPDRITITHNKYPDKFLIMTEACTGSTGTDPFGPKVDLGSWKRGEEYIEDIIENLLHWVSGWIDWNLALNESGGPNWAQNNVDSPIIVIPQKDQFYKQPMFYAISHFSKFVTRGSYRIFSREETSSFDQNNTTESIAFLTPEQKIIVVIVNKNDEPVALTIKNKIESKIININLPAKSFHTISYLAEQ, translated from the exons ATGCTGTTACAAAAGGCAGGACGTATCCAGCCGGGAAGCAATTTCAAGGGGAATTCAACGAAGTATCCATGCGCCATCATACTGACGAAGAAATGGATCACCCACGACAGCATTACGCAATCGGCCTTTCCGACTTATCTTGAGAGACCAGCGTTTTCCTCATGTTGCGTCTCGGAGTatcggaaatttttttctcttaaaatcaTCAG ATTTGTCGTCTTATTGAAAATGCTACGTGCCATAATTCTGATTGCCGTCTTTGCTGCAGTAAAAG GCGATGGATGCATACCACTTTCATTTGGAGAAAAGGGTAATGTGTGCATCTGTAATTCGACATATTGTGACACAATAGAGATGCCGCAACTGCAAACGGATCAGTTTCTCTGGTATATTTCTACCAAAGATGGCAAAATGATGGAATATTCCATTAACAATTTCTCCAACGaggatgaaattaaaaataagtctGAGAGAATTAAAGTTCTCACAATAGACAGTAGTCTGAAGTATCAACAAATATTTGGATTCGGTGGAGCAATGACTGATGCCGCTGCACTCAATATTAGAACTCTCAGTAATGAGACTCAACACAAATTGCTTga gtCGTATTTTGGTTCCACTGGTATCGGATATACATATTGCCGACTACCTATCGCGGGTACAGACTTCTCAACGAGACCATATACATACGACGACGTACCCGGCGATATTACATTAAGTAATTTCAGTCTCGTGGAGGAAGATGACTATAAAATCGAATATCTACATCATATCGAAAGTATTATGCCCGATTCAgacaatctaaaaatattaactactTCATGGTCTGCTCCCCCCTGGATGAAAAACACCAACAACATAAAGTGGG GTACCTTAAAATCTGAATATAAGCAACTTTATGCTAATTACATCAAGAAATTCTTTGACGCGTACAAAGAGCGTGGTATAAAAATATGGGGTATAACGCCCGGCAACGAGCCATTAGACGGACTTATCCCATTCTTTCCTTTTAATGCTATGCTATGGATGCCCACTGAAGAAGCAGAATGGTCCGTAAATTATTTAGCTCCAACTTTGTCCGAATACAAAGATCTTCTTTATATAGCAATGGACGATCAACGTTTCGAATTACCTTGGTATCCCGACATAATGTTCCAAAATCAAAAGGCTAAAGAGTTATTCTCCGGTATTGCGGTCCATTGGTATGCAGATCAGATATTTTCACCAGACAGAATAACCATTACGCATAATAAATATCcagacaaatttttaataatgaccGAGGCATGCACCg GTAGTACTGGTACCGATCCTTTCGGGCCAAAGGTAGATTTAGGATCATGGAAACGAGGAGAAGAATATATAGAAGATATAATAGAG AACTTATTACATTGGGTGAGTGGATGGATAGATTGGAATTTAGCGCTCAATGAGAGTGGTGGACCAAATTGGGCTCAAAATAATGTGGATTCACCTATTATTGTAATACCGCAAAAAGATCAGTTTTATAAACAGCCTATGTTCTATGCAATTTCTCATTTTAGCAAGTTTGTAACACGCGGTTCTTATAGAATCTTTTCCAGAGAAGAAACATCTTCTTTCGATCAAAACAATACAACTGAATCAATAGCTTTCTTGACGcctgaacaaaaaattattgtcgtGATTGTTAACAa aAATGATGAGCCTGTTGCTTTGACAATCAAAAATAAGATTgaaagcaaaataataaacataaacttACCTGCAAAATCTTTCCATACAATATCATATTTGGCAGAgcagtaa
- the LOC126850284 gene encoding lysosomal acid glucosylceramidase-like isoform X2: MLRAIILIAVFAAVKGDGCIPLSFGEKGNVCICNSTYCDTIEMPQLQTDQFLWYISTKDGKMMEYSINNFSNEDEIKNKSERIKVLTIDSSLKYQQIFGFGGAMTDAAALNIRTLSNETQHKLLESYFGSTGIGYTYCRLPIAGTDFSTRPYTYDDVPGDITLSNFSLVEEDDYKIEYLHHIESIMPDSDNLKILTTSWSAPPWMKNTNNIKWGTLKSEYKQLYANYIKKFFDAYKERGIKIWGITPGNEPLDGLIPFFPFNAMLWMPTEEAEWSVNYLAPTLSEYKDLLYIAMDDQRFELPWYPDIMFQNQKAKELFSGIAVHWYADQIFSPDRITITHNKYPDKFLIMTEACTGSTGTDPFGPKVDLGSWKRGEEYIEDIIENLLHWVSGWIDWNLALNESGGPNWAQNNVDSPIIVIPQKDQFYKQPMFYAISHFSKFVTRGSYRIFSREETSSFDQNNTTESIAFLTPEQKIIVVIVNKNDEPVALTIKNKIESKIININLPAKSFHTISYLAEQ; this comes from the exons ATGCTACGTGCCATAATTCTGATTGCCGTCTTTGCTGCAGTAAAAG GCGATGGATGCATACCACTTTCATTTGGAGAAAAGGGTAATGTGTGCATCTGTAATTCGACATATTGTGACACAATAGAGATGCCGCAACTGCAAACGGATCAGTTTCTCTGGTATATTTCTACCAAAGATGGCAAAATGATGGAATATTCCATTAACAATTTCTCCAACGaggatgaaattaaaaataagtctGAGAGAATTAAAGTTCTCACAATAGACAGTAGTCTGAAGTATCAACAAATATTTGGATTCGGTGGAGCAATGACTGATGCCGCTGCACTCAATATTAGAACTCTCAGTAATGAGACTCAACACAAATTGCTTga gtCGTATTTTGGTTCCACTGGTATCGGATATACATATTGCCGACTACCTATCGCGGGTACAGACTTCTCAACGAGACCATATACATACGACGACGTACCCGGCGATATTACATTAAGTAATTTCAGTCTCGTGGAGGAAGATGACTATAAAATCGAATATCTACATCATATCGAAAGTATTATGCCCGATTCAgacaatctaaaaatattaactactTCATGGTCTGCTCCCCCCTGGATGAAAAACACCAACAACATAAAGTGGG GTACCTTAAAATCTGAATATAAGCAACTTTATGCTAATTACATCAAGAAATTCTTTGACGCGTACAAAGAGCGTGGTATAAAAATATGGGGTATAACGCCCGGCAACGAGCCATTAGACGGACTTATCCCATTCTTTCCTTTTAATGCTATGCTATGGATGCCCACTGAAGAAGCAGAATGGTCCGTAAATTATTTAGCTCCAACTTTGTCCGAATACAAAGATCTTCTTTATATAGCAATGGACGATCAACGTTTCGAATTACCTTGGTATCCCGACATAATGTTCCAAAATCAAAAGGCTAAAGAGTTATTCTCCGGTATTGCGGTCCATTGGTATGCAGATCAGATATTTTCACCAGACAGAATAACCATTACGCATAATAAATATCcagacaaatttttaataatgaccGAGGCATGCACCg GTAGTACTGGTACCGATCCTTTCGGGCCAAAGGTAGATTTAGGATCATGGAAACGAGGAGAAGAATATATAGAAGATATAATAGAG AACTTATTACATTGGGTGAGTGGATGGATAGATTGGAATTTAGCGCTCAATGAGAGTGGTGGACCAAATTGGGCTCAAAATAATGTGGATTCACCTATTATTGTAATACCGCAAAAAGATCAGTTTTATAAACAGCCTATGTTCTATGCAATTTCTCATTTTAGCAAGTTTGTAACACGCGGTTCTTATAGAATCTTTTCCAGAGAAGAAACATCTTCTTTCGATCAAAACAATACAACTGAATCAATAGCTTTCTTGACGcctgaacaaaaaattattgtcgtGATTGTTAACAa aAATGATGAGCCTGTTGCTTTGACAATCAAAAATAAGATTgaaagcaaaataataaacataaacttACCTGCAAAATCTTTCCATACAATATCATATTTGGCAGAgcagtaa
- the LOC126850368 gene encoding 39S ribosomal protein S30, mitochondrial, with amino-acid sequence MFVRQKLLFNTVTKYAKQKRYISAISEGKDEAKDMTEPVYPPIEDLNWKAMSKRKKQAWHEKIKNIKTVEEKLVEFNMPRYYGWKSLFLNEHVIPYNSLSHAQYITRTHIIKESGLPSYYNNVIPTEQLDRIVQTIKNDIEDDIIFEHCIRRREHEIDVNISDEHIANLEKETKIKNNICQALIQKINRTILIHLSSMYPHLLQTEVDIEPRLESSWFAGGIDPPPFKKRYRNRFKYLKDSIDDPVDLPVQYLGQPAMHLRYKHPLKEIIPLSECTDSALDVPTFKICPLVLTYRLGRRHLTNIPGFWPGDENEFGLLSYHNCTSLQRRSKKYNDTSEALTVQAILASYSWLLSQACYQGFSTFNDIAYPLTTQTVITDGQWWSFFVYQLNTTLVHSEYADENPKRNLCWVTEPIKLFDKIENEKVYGLNEEVLKTLIKYYTNIPEERIGVDLKPYLGESIKLIANIKGNKRRNWLEKQYKHLVCNRPRHRRIPEIYDWQKIYLIRNKTRPMDKKREPWEFGIRMFKRRLDDHQPPYIPRCLRTNPKKRKIGRWAETYYP; translated from the exons ATGTTTGTTCGTCAGAAATTACTGTTTAATACGGTAACAAAGTATGCGAAACAGAAAAGGTATATCTCCGCTATCAGCGAAGGAAAGGATGAAGCCAAAGACATGACAGAACCGGTGTATCCACCCATCGAAGACTTAAACTGGAAAGCTATGTCGAAGAGGAAAAAGCAAGCTTGGCATGAaaagatcaaaaatataaaaactgtaGAAGAGAAGCTGGTCGAGTTTAATATGCCACGATATTATGGTTGGAAATCGCTGTTTTTAAATGAACATGTAATACCATACAATTCTTTGTCACATGCACAGTATATTACGAGGACACACATCATCAAAGAGTCTGGTCTTCCATCATATTACAACAATGTAATTCCTACTGAGCAGTTAGATAGAATTgtacaaacaataaaaaatgatatagaaGATGATATAATCTTTGAACATTGTATCAGAAG AAGAGAGCATGAAATTGATGTTAATATATCAGATGAACATATTGCGAATTTAGAaaaggaaacaaaaataaaaaataatatatgtcaagcactcattcaaaaaattaatagaacaaTACTGATACATCTCTCTTCTATGTATCCACATTTATTACAAACTGAAGTTGATATTGAGCCAAGATTGGAATCATCTTGGTTTGCTGGTGGTATAGATCCTCCTCCCTTTAAGAAGAGATACAGaaacagatttaaatatttaaaggatTCTATTGATGACCCGGTAGATTTGCCTGTTCAATATCTGGGTCAGCCTGCTATGCATTTGAGATATAAGCATCCTCTGAAAGAGATTATTCCTCTAAGTGAATGCACAGATTCAGCTTTGGATGTACCTACATTCAAAATATGCCCTTTGGTATTGACTTATAGACTTGGTCGTAGACATTTGACTAATATACCTGGATTTTGGCCTGGTGATGAAAATGAATTTGGACTCTTATCTTATCATAATTGCACAAGTTTGCAAAGAAgatcaaaaaaatacaatgataCATCTGAAGCACTTACTGTACAAGCAATATTAGCATCTTATAGTTGGTTATTGTCACAAGCCTGTTATCAAG GTTTCTCTACTTTTAATGATATTGCATATCCCTTAACTACCCAAACGGTTATAACAGATGGGCAATGGTGGTCGTTCTTTGTATACCAACTTAATACTACATTGGTACACTCTGAATACGCTGATGAAAATCCAAAACGTAACCTGTGTTGGGTCACAGaaccgataaaattatttgataagatagaaaatgaaaaagtttatGGTTTAAATGAAGAAGTCCTCAAgactttgattaaatattacacaaatattccTGAGGAAAGAATAGGTGTAGATTTGAAACCATATTTAGGGGAATCTATAAAACTAATAGCCAATATAAAAggtaataaaagaagaaattggcTTGAGAAACAGTATAAGCATCTTGTGTGTAACAGGCCAAGACACAG acgaaTACCGGAAATATATGATTGGCAAAAGATCTATCTTATACGAAATAAAACTCGTCCTATGGATAAGAAACGAGAACCATGGGAATTTGGTATCAGAATGTTCAAACGTAGATTAGATGATCATCAGCCACCCTATATACCAAGATGCTTACGAACGAATCCcaagaagagaaagataggACGATGGGCGGAAACGTATTATCCATGA
- the LOC126850866 gene encoding cyclin-dependent kinase 7 — MFAIMEKVRRYEKIDFLGEGQFATVYKAKDEETNKIVAVKKIKVGSRAEAKDGINRTALREIKLLQELKHDNIIGLLDVFGHKSNVSLVFDFMDTDLEVIIKDSNIVLTAANIKAYMIQTLQGLEYLHFNWILHRDLKPNNLLVNSEGVLKIGDFGLAKFFGSPNRINTHQVVTRWYRAPELLYGARLYGTGIDMWAVGCILAELLLRVPFLPGESDLDQLTRIFQTLGTPTEETWPGMTELPDFIQFKPFPGTPLKHIFTAAGDDLLDLIASFLNVNPLERCTCDQALQMPYFNNKPAPTPGPKLPLPTTIKRQREERPSLKRKLLESTEGASLAKRLQF; from the exons atgtttgCAATAATGGAAAAAGTGCGAAGATACGAAAAAATCGACTTTTTAGGCGAAGGACag TTTGCCACGGTTTATAAAGCAAAAGATGAAGAAACGAATAAAATAGTGGCTGTGAAAAAg atcaaaGTCGGAAGTCGTGCAGAAGCCAAAGATGGTATAAATAGAACTGCTCTGCGAGAAATCAAATTACTGCAAGAGTTAAagcatgataatattattggcTTATTGg ATGTTTTTGGCCATAAATCCAATGTGTCCTTAGTATTTGATTTTATGGACACTGATCTGGAAGTAATAATAAAGGATAGCAATATAGTTTTAACTGCAGCTAATATCAAAGCATACATGATCCAAACACTGCAAGGCCTAGAATATCTTCATTTTAATTGGATACTTCATAGAGATTTAAAACCGAATAATTTGCTAGTAAATTCAGAAggtgttttaaaaattggagATTTTGGCTTAGCCAAATTTTTTGGATCACCTAATCGAATAAATACTCATCAAGTTGTTACAAGATGGTACAGAGCACCTGAATTACTTTATGGTGCTAGACTTTATGGAACTGGAATTGATATGTGGGCAGTAGGTTGTATATTAGCCGAACTTTTGCTACGAGTACCCTTTTTACCTGGTGAATCTGATTTGGACCAACTCACTAGAATATTTcag ACACTAGGTACTCCAACGGAAGAAACATGGCCAGGGATGACTGAATTACCAGATTTCATTCAATTCAAACCTTTTCCTGGAACACCACTGAAGCATATATTTACTGCTGCTGGTGATGATCTTTTGGATTTAATTGCTAGTTTCTTGAATGTGAACCCATTAGAAAGATGTACATGCGATCAAGCACTGCAGATGCCATATTTCAATAACAAACCTGCACCTACACCTGGACCTAAATTGCCCCTACCTACAACTATTAAACGTCAACGTGAAGAAAGACCtagtttaaaaagaaaactgctTGAATCGACAGAAGGTGCCTCTTTAGCTAAaagattgcaattttaa